The Sebastes fasciatus isolate fSebFas1 chromosome 13, fSebFas1.pri, whole genome shotgun sequence genome includes a region encoding these proteins:
- the cbx7a gene encoding chromobox homolog 7a isoform X1, with translation MELSSVGDQVFAVESITKKRVRKGNVEYLLKWQGWSPKYSTWEPEDNILDPRLVLAYEEHQEKIRALAYRRKGLRPRRLVLRNLFAMDLRSANKISQKPPPRLRLSLTRSMSTDVDQGERGSLYRRLARRKSKQRVLKRGLEGPSHKTILPLRKREEPVEEDWGVTSEEDKQESEGTNEERCEDSLYGQSECSSPPLLERQDIEMEVEEKVDTDLTTVGTQTWIEMRQNQTIACDQSKDNASVPEAVLEDAVSVGDGSDWDRVEEDLESGSECPTLERSVCQSNNTTSVIVSVQAAGDCATTEATKEEEVSDDNQSVTTTTPGSQTALAAAEHPGKVISTDVTINSLTVTFKEATVAEGFFKGF, from the exons ATGGAGCTGTCATCAGTGGGAGACCAAGTGTTCGCTGTGGAGTCAATAACAAAGAAGAGAGTGAGAAAG ggTAATGTGGAGTATCTACTGAAATGGCAGGGATGGTCCCCAAA GTACAGTACTTGGGAACCAGAGGACAATATTTTGGACCCGCGCCTGGTCCTGGCCTACGAAGAGCA tcaggagaagatCAGAGCTCTGGCCTATCGAAGGAAAGGTCTCAGACCCAGGAGGCTCGTCCTGCGG AACCTCTTCGCCATGGACCTCCGCAGTGCCAACAAGATCTCGCAGAAGCCCCCACCTCGACTGCGTCTCTCCCTCACCCGCTCCATGAGTACAGACGTGGACCAGGGCGAGCGGGGCAGCCTGTACCGTCGCCTCGCCAGGAGAAAGAGCAAGCAGAGGGTGTTGAAACGGGGGTTAGAGGGACCCTCACACAAAACCATCCTTCCGCTCAGGAAGAGGGAGGAGCCTGTCGAGGAGGACTGGGGCGTCACCAGCGAAGAAGACAAGCAGGAGTCTGAAGGCACCAATGAGGAGAGATGTGAAGACAGTTTATACG GTCAGTCAGAGTGCAGCTCCCCACCCCTGCTGGAGCGACAGGACATagagatggaggtggaggagaaggtGGACACCGACCTGACAACGGTAGGCACACAAACATGGATTGAAATGAGACAGAACCAAACGATCGCGTGCGACCAATCAAAAGACAATGCCTCTGTGCCTGAGGCCGTGCTGGAAGATGCGGTTTCCGTGGGCGACGGTTCAGATTGGGACAGAGTTGAGGAGGACTTGGAGTCAGGGTCGGAGTGTCCCACATTAGAGAGAAGCGTTTGTCAGAGCAACAACACGACCTCAGTGATAGTGAGCGTTCAGGCGGCAGGTGACTGTGCCACTACTGAGGCGACgaaggaggaagaggtgagTGACGACAATCAGAGTGTTACCACGACGACACCAGGCAGTCAGACTGCTCTCGCTGCAGCAGAACACCCCGGGAAGGTGATTTCTACAGACGTGACTATCAACTCTCTGacggtgacttttaaagaagcCACGGTGGCTGAAGGCTTCTTTAAGGGCTTTTGA
- the cbx7a gene encoding chromobox homolog 7a isoform X2, whose translation MELSSVGDQVFAVESITKKRVRKGNVEYLLKWQGWSPKYSTWEPEDNILDPRLVLAYEEHQEKIRALAYRRKGLRPRRLVLRNLFAMDLRSANKISQKPPPRLRLSLTRSMSTDVDQGERGSLYRRLARRKSKQRVLKRGLEGPSHKTILPLRKREEPVEEDWGVTSEEDKQESEGTNEERCEDSLYGQSECSSPPLLERQDIEMEVEEKVDTDLTTAVLEDAVSVGDGSDWDRVEEDLESGSECPTLERSVCQSNNTTSVIVSVQAAGDCATTEATKEEEVSDDNQSVTTTTPGSQTALAAAEHPGKVISTDVTINSLTVTFKEATVAEGFFKGF comes from the exons ATGGAGCTGTCATCAGTGGGAGACCAAGTGTTCGCTGTGGAGTCAATAACAAAGAAGAGAGTGAGAAAG ggTAATGTGGAGTATCTACTGAAATGGCAGGGATGGTCCCCAAA GTACAGTACTTGGGAACCAGAGGACAATATTTTGGACCCGCGCCTGGTCCTGGCCTACGAAGAGCA tcaggagaagatCAGAGCTCTGGCCTATCGAAGGAAAGGTCTCAGACCCAGGAGGCTCGTCCTGCGG AACCTCTTCGCCATGGACCTCCGCAGTGCCAACAAGATCTCGCAGAAGCCCCCACCTCGACTGCGTCTCTCCCTCACCCGCTCCATGAGTACAGACGTGGACCAGGGCGAGCGGGGCAGCCTGTACCGTCGCCTCGCCAGGAGAAAGAGCAAGCAGAGGGTGTTGAAACGGGGGTTAGAGGGACCCTCACACAAAACCATCCTTCCGCTCAGGAAGAGGGAGGAGCCTGTCGAGGAGGACTGGGGCGTCACCAGCGAAGAAGACAAGCAGGAGTCTGAAGGCACCAATGAGGAGAGATGTGAAGACAGTTTATACG GTCAGTCAGAGTGCAGCTCCCCACCCCTGCTGGAGCGACAGGACATagagatggaggtggaggagaaggtGGACACCGACCTGACAACG GCCGTGCTGGAAGATGCGGTTTCCGTGGGCGACGGTTCAGATTGGGACAGAGTTGAGGAGGACTTGGAGTCAGGGTCGGAGTGTCCCACATTAGAGAGAAGCGTTTGTCAGAGCAACAACACGACCTCAGTGATAGTGAGCGTTCAGGCGGCAGGTGACTGTGCCACTACTGAGGCGACgaaggaggaagaggtgagTGACGACAATCAGAGTGTTACCACGACGACACCAGGCAGTCAGACTGCTCTCGCTGCAGCAGAACACCCCGGGAAGGTGATTTCTACAGACGTGACTATCAACTCTCTGacggtgacttttaaagaagcCACGGTGGCTGAAGGCTTCTTTAAGGGCTTTTGA